The Micropterus dolomieu isolate WLL.071019.BEF.003 ecotype Adirondacks linkage group LG22, ASM2129224v1, whole genome shotgun sequence genome contains a region encoding:
- the wu:fa25f02 gene encoding salivary glue protein Sgs-3 isoform X3 has protein sequence MSLYPSTLLLSLHLLCLLLLLADSSTVTRKDLVSPDAVPQLTTQANCSTGCDDGVVAENAQVNSSSDQPAEGMHLFTASPSNQLPSTETVTRPAATSSPTQAAHTGSIISTGAITSTTAEPVRNVPTVPVLVTSTTTSTTTTTATPPPPSTTTTPMPTTTTKTSPISATTTATPTTTPTTTPTTTPTTTPTTTPTTTPTTTPTTTPTTTPTTTTTTTTTTTTITTPTPTTAKAAPHPATTVKTTTLTRGNTVAITTTTGTKSPLPPPSSSAATPQPNISTGMHPIQTFSLPTRPATITVTGTITSANHNEPAASGTRVAMVEVAGAALTRQLVDTASLLAVLLFGLLFFLVTVAVFVTQAYESYRRKDYTQVDYLINGMYADSGV, from the exons ATGTCCCTGTATCCCTCAACGCTCCTGCTGAGtcttcacctcctctgcctgctgctgctccttgCTGACTCCTCCACGGTAACTAGAAAGGACCTAGTTTCGCCCGACGCCGTACCCCAGCTCACAACGCAAGCTAACTGCTCCACTGGAT GTGATGATGGTGTTGTCGCTGAAAATGCTCAAGTTAACAGTTCATCAGACCAACCTGCAGAAGGAATGCATTTATTCACAGCCTCACCATCCAATCAGCTTCCATCAACAGAGACAGTCACAAGGCCTGCCGCCACAAGCTCGCCCACACAGGCTGCTCATACTGGATCCATTATCAGCACTGGTGCTATTACATCCACAACTGCAGAGCCTGTTAGGAATGTACCCACAGTCCCTGTACTAGTGACTTCTACAACCACATCTACGACCACGACCACagccacaccaccaccaccatctaCAACCACAACACCAATGCctacaacaacaaccaaaacatcaCCGATATCAGCAACAACCACAGCGACACCCACAACAACACCCACAACAACACCCACAACAACACCCACAACAACACCCACAACAACACCCACAACAACACCCACAACAACACCTACAACGACACCCACAACGACACCCACAAcgacaaccacaacaacaaccacaacaacaaccataACAACACCAACACCTACAACAGCAAAAGCAGCACCACACCCTGCAACAACTGTGAAAACGACCACACTTACAAGAGGGAACACTGTTGCCATCACTACTACCACAGGTACAAAGTCACCTctaccaccaccatcatcatctgcTGCCACGCCACAGCCAAATATAAGTACTGGGATGCACCCAATTCAAACCTTCTCTTTACCCACAAGGCCTGCTACCATAACTGTTACCGGTACCATTACTTCCGCCAATCACAATGAGCCAGCTGCCTCGGGTACAAGGGTTGCCATGGTAGAAGTAGCGGGGGCTGCTCTGACCAGGCAGCTGGTGGACACAGCGTCTTTACTGGCTGTCCTGCTCTTTGGGCTTCTCTTCTTCTTGGTCACGGTGGCTGTATTCGTCACACAGGCCTACGAGAGCTACAGGAGGAAGGACTACACCCAGGTGGACTACCTGATCAACGGCATGTATGCCGACTCTGGGGTGTGA